In Cupriavidus sp. EM10, the genomic window CCTTCGGGGGCCAGCGTGACCCTGGCGGACCCCTTCCCGAAGCCGGCCGCGCCACCTTGCCCGTCGAACTGGATGGTGTAGCTGTCCGGCGCCTGGATGTCCTGCAGGGCCATGCGTCCCTTGAAGCGCGCCTTGACCGGCCCCACGGCCGCCGTCAGCGCCAGCTGGTAGGCGTTTTCGCCGTCGGGCTCGATGCTCTCACATCCCGGAATACATTGCTTGAGCAGGTCCATGTCGTTCAGCGCCTCCCATGCCACCTGTTGCGGCACGGGCAGGCGCTGGGTCTGGTTCATTTCCATGGTGGATTTCCTTGTCAGGGGGCGGTTTGTCGGTCCGGTGTCACGGGCGGCGGCCGGCCGGTGTCGGCCAGCAGGGTTTCCAGCGCCAGCAGGCTGTCGAGGTTGTGGGCCGGGCGCAGCGCGTCGACATGCGGCAGGATGGCCTGGATGCCGCGCGCCTGCGGCGAGAAACCCGCGAAGCGCAGCAGCGGATTGAGCCACACGATGCGATGGGCAAAGCGCCGCAGGCGGGCCATTTCGCGTTCCAGCAGGTCGATGTGCTCCAGGTCGATGCCGTCGCTGACGAACAGCACCGTGGCGCGGGCGCCCAGCACGCGGCGCGCCCACTGCCGGTTGAAGGCGGCCAGCGCGGCGCCGATGCGGGTGCCGCCGGCCCAGTCGCGCACCTGTTCGGCGATCAGGGTCACGGCAT contains:
- a CDS encoding CoxG family protein — encoded protein: MEMNQTQRLPVPQQVAWEALNDMDLLKQCIPGCESIEPDGENAYQLALTAAVGPVKARFKGRMALQDIQAPDSYTIQFDGQGGAAGFGKGSARVTLAPEGDETLLTYAVQAQVGGKIAQIGSRLVDAAARKMADTFFARFTEAVGGSPDDGEAPDSDNNDNTQSGAAGAGNDDGGEDQTKRKRSWTAWISKS